The Mangrovimonas cancribranchiae nucleotide sequence TTACTTGGTGGAATATAAACTTGGGTTAGACCTCTTAATACATCCACATAATGTCTAGAAACCCCAACTTCCTCTTCAGTTTCTCTTAAAGCAGCACTTTCCATAGATTCGTCAAATTCTTCTAGCTTACCTCCAGGAAAGCCAACTTGTGCAGAATGTACACCTCGATATGTTTTTCTTAAAATAAGAACTAAGCGCGTCATTTTTGTGCTATCTGGGTAAAATAATGCCAATACTGCTGCTTTTCTAGCTGTTTTTATGGCGTCTTTTTGCTGCTCTTGTAATGCTTCTCTAAATGGTGGCGACATTTTAAGTTGCGACAATTCTGCTGGAAGTGGTATATTTTTTATTTTTGGGATTGAATTTAAAAAAGCAGTAAAATCCATTTGTTATAACTTTAATGGAACCTAAAACGACTCCTAAATAATGAAAAAAATCATCTTCATACTTCTCTCTACATTACTCCTTGTAAGTTGTGAAAATAATAAAAATAAAACATCTATATCTAAGTCTAAAACTTTAACGAAACAAAAAACAATAAAAAAAGATTCGGTAAAAAAACCTGAAAGAGAATTCCCGCTTCTTACCGATGACAATGCGATGGAGTTTTTTCTTCAATATGAAAAAGAACATAAAGAAAATAAAGTTAGAATTACTACAGCATTTGGTGATATTGATATTTTACTTTTTAATGAAACTAAATTCCATAGAGCCAATTTTATATTTCTAACAAAGCAACAATATTTTGATAACACCCAGTTTTATCGTGTGGTTAACAACTTTATAATTCAAGGTGGAAGCACCGACGATAGAGATGTTATGAGAAAGCGCACTAAAATAGGAAAATACCTTCTACCCCCAGACACAAAACGAGGCTTTAAACACGACCGAGGCGTAGTAAGTATGCCAAGCAGTGAAATTGAAAACCCTTACAAACTAGCATCGCCTTATGAGTTTTTTATTGTACAACAAAAGGGTGGCGCGCATCATTTAGATGGCGATTACACCATTTTTGGAAAAGTTATAAAAGGCATGGATGTTGTTGATGAAATAGCCAAACAAAAAACCGACGATGGCGAATGGCCTTTACACAACATTTATATTAAAAAAGTTAGGCTTATAGACTAATCTTTATAAATACTTGGCAGACTAATTTTAAACCTTACGGCTAGTAACCTAATAACAATAACAACTAGTCCTGAAATAATAAAAACAAAGTTTTCTACTATTGGTAATTCCTGTAATAAAAAATAGGTTACACCTCCTAAAATACATGCTGTAGCATAAATTTCTTGTCTAAAAATAACAGGGATTTCGTTACTTAAAATATCTCTAATAACACCGCCAAAACAAGCTGTCATTGTACCTAAAGACACACAAATTATAGGGTGTAAACCTATACTTAACCCTTTTTCTATGCCAACAACAGTATATAATCCTATACCAATAGTATCAAATAGAAATAACGATTTTCTTAAATAATTAATTTGTTTTCTAAATATAATAGCAAAAATTGTAGATGTAAATATGACGTAAACATATGTCATATTAGTCATCCAAGATACTGGTGTTTGCCCAATAAGAACATCTCTTAAAGTTCCGCCACCAACTGCCGTTACAAACGCTATAATAAGGACTCCAAAAGGATCCATGCGCTTTTCTTGTGCCACTAATACGCCAGAAATAGCAAAAGCAATTGTTCCTAATATGTCTATAACTTGGAAAAACATTACATTTTTTGTGTATAGTAGTTATAATCTTTTATTACGATAGAGACAAAATCTACTGGTTTTTCTATGGGTTCAACTTGCATAACACTTTTTAGCTGTTTGTATAATGCTAAAACAATATTATGCTGCCCTTTACGAACTGCTTTATCGTAAAGGTTTTTTATAGTTTGCATTTCAGTATCAGAAAAAATAGTTACTTGGCTATATGTAGGCACATAATTATCGGGCAACTCCTGCATTAACGTTTCTTGAATAGAGATTTTAGTCTTTTCGCTAATTACTGTAGTACCAGCAGCGATATCTCCTAATCGCTGTCCATTACCTTTTATTAAAATGGTTAGTACAGCAATACCGCCTGTTGAAATGCTTACATCGACAATACGTAAAAGCCACCGAATTAAATAATTGGAAAACGCTGGTTTAGTACCATCTAATTTAACCACTTTTATTTTCACCACATGTTTCCCTATTGTTTTACCATCCCAAAAAGTTTCAAACAACACATAATACATAAATGCAGGTAGAGATAGTAACAAAAAAACAGCCCAAGAATCAAACATATCAACATCTAATGCATTTAAAATAATAATAATTGAAACCATATAGGCAAATACAATAACACTATCAATAAGATAAGCTAAAATACGATCTCCAATATTAGCCACTTGTTGATGAATCCCTACATTTTGAGCCGTTTCAATTTGAAATTCTTCCATATTTTCTTTTCTTTGAAAGCAAATGTTGTTTTATGCGAGAAGCCGCTTTTGTCAGGCAAAATAAGGATAAATGGTTAAGATTTGAAAGCCTTCTTTCAAATAAAACAAATATAGACCCCAACGAACTCTCTAATTTATACGTAGAAATAACCGACCATTTAAGTTATGCTAAGACGTTTTACCCTAGAAGTAAAACGGCGAGTTACTTAAATCAATTAGCGTCACAAGCGCATCAAAAAATCTATAAAACACAAAAAGAGTCTAAAAATAGAATTATTACGTTTTTTAAAACTGAGTTTCCTTTTCAGTTTTATTATTTCCAAAGAGAATTACTTATAGCCTTTTTAGTTTTTGCACTTTTTGCCATTGTAGGGGCTTTTTCTGCTGCTAACGAAGGCGATTTTGTACGGTCTTTTTTAGGTGACGGTTACGTAAATATGACCCTTGAAAATATTGAAAAAGGCGACCCTATGGCAGTTTATAAACAACAAGGTGAATTTAATATGTTTCTTGGCATTACAATAAACAATATTAGAGTAGCCCTTATGGCTTTTGCTTATGGTATTTTATTGGGTATTGGTTCGCTTTTTGTTATGCTACAAAATGGTGTTATGCTAGGGAGTTTTCAATATTTCTTTTACGATAAAGGCCTACTATGGGAATCGGCTAGAACTATTTGGATACATGGTACTATAGAAATTTCGGTTATTATTATCGCAGGATGTTCTGGATTGGTTTTAGGTAATGGCATGCTTTTTCCAGGAACTTACACTCGTTTAGAATCCTTTAAAAGAGGCGTTAAAAGCGGTTTAAAAATATTAATGAGCACCATTCCATTTTTTATTATTGCTGGCTTTTTGGAAGGCTTTGTTACTAGACATACAGAAATGCCAGATTGGTTAGCTATTCTAATTATTGCCAGTTCTTTGGCACTAATCATTTTTTATTACGTTATTTATCCTATTCAATTACACAAAAAAAATAACCACTCATGAAACAATACATAGAGTTTAAAAAAAGACGCGAATTAGGCGAGATTTTAACAGATAGTTTTGGGTTTATAAGAAACGAGTTTAAACCTTTTTTTAAGCTTATTCTTCAAATATGCGCTCCTTTTTTAGTGCTTTTTTTAATGTCACTCACATTTTATCTATATGCTTCGGGAGGCGTTCTCGATTTTCAGCTAGGACAAACAGCGCTTCCAGAAAATCTTGGTTTAATGTTTTTAGCCTTGGGGCTATTTGCTATAACTGGTCTTATTACTTATGTTTACGCTAATTCTACAGCAATTCATTATATTAAATCTTATATTAAAAATCACGGACAAGTTGAGGCTATTGAGGTAAAGCAACAAGTAAAACAAACTTTTTGGGGCTTTACAGGGCTAAGCATTTTAAAATGGGGAACACTTTTTATCTCTATGATGCTTTGTATTTTACCCGTTTTATACTTTATGGTTCCTATGTTTATTGTGTTTTGTGTATTTATTTTTGAAGATAAAAATGCTACCGATGCCTACAGCTATAGCTACACCTTAATTAAAGAAGACTTTTGGGCTACCTGGGCCTCTATTGTTGTTTTAGGGCTAATTATTAGTGTTGCCGGATATGCCTTTGGGCTTCCAGCAGGTATTTATAGTATGGTAAAAATGGGCATATTTTCTGGTGAAGTTGATCCTGCTACTATGCAAGAATCCTTTATCGACCCTGTGTACATAATTTTAAATATTATTAGCTATCTTTTTAAGTTTGTTTTAAATTTAGTTTTAACTATTGGAGCCGTTTTAATTTACTTTAATTTAAACGAAAAGAAAAATTTCACAGGAACTTTAGAACGTATTGATGCCATTGGTAAAAACGATTAAGTTGTGATAAAATTTTTCTTAGCCTTTTTATTCTGTACCTCTTTAGCTTTTAGCCAAACAGACTCGCTTAGTGTTGTTTACGACAACACAAAAACAGAGACTAAGGAAATCTCTGAAAAAAGCTTAGAAAAATACAAAGACAACCCCAACTTTAACTATACAGAGAAACCTGAAAGCACTTCGATTATAGCTAAGTTTTTTAGATGGTTAAAAAACATCGTTTTAAAAATTTTTGAATACATTTTTGGAGTTGAAAAAGCGACAGGCATTTTAAGTTTCATATTAAAAACGGTTCCTTATCTGCTTCTTGGTTTTTTAGTTTT carries:
- a CDS encoding CoA pyrophosphatase, with the protein product MDFTAFLNSIPKIKNIPLPAELSQLKMSPPFREALQEQQKDAIKTARKAAVLALFYPDSTKMTRLVLILRKTYRGVHSAQVGFPGGKLEEFDESMESAALRETEEEVGVSRHYVDVLRGLTQVYIPPSNFFVYPFIGYTKKTPVFSKQDEEVEEIIHVTLADFLNPKNVINKKVTTSYKKDVVVPAFKLNGYVVWGATAMMLSEIKDLLNEVL
- a CDS encoding peptidylprolyl isomerase, with the translated sequence MKKIIFILLSTLLLVSCENNKNKTSISKSKTLTKQKTIKKDSVKKPEREFPLLTDDNAMEFFLQYEKEHKENKVRITTAFGDIDILLFNETKFHRANFIFLTKQQYFDNTQFYRVVNNFIIQGGSTDDRDVMRKRTKIGKYLLPPDTKRGFKHDRGVVSMPSSEIENPYKLASPYEFFIVQQKGGAHHLDGDYTIFGKVIKGMDVVDEIAKQKTDDGEWPLHNIYIKKVRLID
- a CDS encoding stage II sporulation protein M; the protein is MREAAFVRQNKDKWLRFESLLSNKTNIDPNELSNLYVEITDHLSYAKTFYPRSKTASYLNQLASQAHQKIYKTQKESKNRIITFFKTEFPFQFYYFQRELLIAFLVFALFAIVGAFSAANEGDFVRSFLGDGYVNMTLENIEKGDPMAVYKQQGEFNMFLGITINNIRVALMAFAYGILLGIGSLFVMLQNGVMLGSFQYFFYDKGLLWESARTIWIHGTIEISVIIIAGCSGLVLGNGMLFPGTYTRLESFKRGVKSGLKILMSTIPFFIIAGFLEGFVTRHTEMPDWLAILIIASSLALIIFYYVIYPIQLHKKNNHS
- a CDS encoding RDD family protein, translated to MEEFQIETAQNVGIHQQVANIGDRILAYLIDSVIVFAYMVSIIIILNALDVDMFDSWAVFLLLSLPAFMYYVLFETFWDGKTIGKHVVKIKVVKLDGTKPAFSNYLIRWLLRIVDVSISTGGIAVLTILIKGNGQRLGDIAAGTTVISEKTKISIQETLMQELPDNYVPTYSQVTIFSDTEMQTIKNLYDKAVRKGQHNIVLALYKQLKSVMQVEPIEKPVDFVSIVIKDYNYYTQKM
- a CDS encoding trimeric intracellular cation channel family protein, translated to MFFQVIDILGTIAFAISGVLVAQEKRMDPFGVLIIAFVTAVGGGTLRDVLIGQTPVSWMTNMTYVYVIFTSTIFAIIFRKQINYLRKSLFLFDTIGIGLYTVVGIEKGLSIGLHPIICVSLGTMTACFGGVIRDILSNEIPVIFRQEIYATACILGGVTYFLLQELPIVENFVFIISGLVVIVIRLLAVRFKISLPSIYKD